One Janthinobacterium sp. TB1-E2 genomic region harbors:
- a CDS encoding helix-turn-helix transcriptional regulator, translating into MASNQHFPAVSDALPYPVYFRLDDYRAHQQFDYQSHPWGQLTYCSTGVMEIMVAGQRYLSPPQYAVWIPPETLHDGYIRQDVVFHSAYIDASLCAQLPAQPCALVMSPLLKAILGDFAERHVTTPATEADQRLAQVLVDQLQLAPCSRNYLPGSDEPVIAALLAALQAKPGSNRSLAEWAAQLHVTERTLARRCQRELGMPFGEWRQRQRFLAALPLLEQGDTVQAIALELGYSTASAFIAMFRRQSGGTPDQFRRGLR; encoded by the coding sequence ATGGCCAGCAACCAGCATTTCCCCGCCGTTTCCGACGCCCTGCCCTATCCCGTGTATTTCCGCCTCGACGATTACCGCGCGCACCAGCAATTCGATTACCAGAGCCATCCGTGGGGCCAGCTCACATATTGCTCCACGGGCGTGATGGAAATCATGGTCGCGGGCCAGCGCTACCTGTCGCCGCCCCAGTACGCCGTGTGGATACCGCCCGAGACCTTGCACGACGGCTATATCCGCCAGGATGTCGTGTTTCACTCGGCCTACATCGACGCCAGCCTGTGCGCGCAGTTGCCGGCCCAGCCGTGCGCGCTGGTCATGAGCCCCCTGCTCAAGGCCATCCTCGGCGACTTTGCCGAACGCCATGTCACCACGCCGGCCACCGAAGCCGACCAGCGCCTGGCGCAGGTGCTGGTCGACCAGCTGCAGCTGGCGCCGTGCAGCCGCAACTATCTGCCTGGCAGCGACGAGCCCGTCATTGCGGCGCTGCTGGCGGCCCTGCAGGCGAAGCCTGGCAGTAACCGCTCACTGGCCGAGTGGGCCGCGCAACTGCACGTCACGGAGCGCACCTTGGCGCGCCGCTGCCAGCGCGAACTGGGCATGCCGTTCGGCGAATGGCGCCAGCGCCAGCGCTTCCTGGCCGCCCTGCCCCTGCTGGAACAAGGAGACACCGTGCAGGCGATCGCGCTGGAACTGGGCTACAGCACGGCTTCCGCTTTCATCGCTATGTTTCGCCGGCAAAGCGGCGGCACGCCCGACCAGTTCCGCCGCGGCCTGCGCTGA